In the genome of Magnolia sinica isolate HGM2019 chromosome 2, MsV1, whole genome shotgun sequence, one region contains:
- the LOC131237629 gene encoding uncharacterized protein LOC131237629 isoform X1 produces MYADRTADSRRSEISIKDRLGNNRTSIKDRLGSSRSSIKDRLGSCNLSRSVSGQDHHHHHQAVLKRQRQDDIKRDHDLSAETKHPIKRAVPENLRVTVLQDNIIPGISKNAVQGGLSKVNEKMLRTVKTQQPNGSPSCLSNVKGMSGAELVSAKKPAAQAAATPSIVGQKKQGVADEMTVASLLQSLGLSKYAIAFQAEEVDMFALKHMNDDDLKAIGLPMGPRKKILLSLASVKGRR; encoded by the exons ATGTACGCCGATCGAACTGCGGATTCCCGGCGCAGCGAAATATCCATCAAAGATCGCCTAGGCAACAACAGAACATCCATCAAAGATCGCCTTGGCAGCAGCAGATCATCCATCAAAGATCGCCTCGGCAGCTGCAATCTCAGCCGTTCGGTGTCTGGCCAagatcaccaccaccaccatcaagCAGTTCTCAAGCG GCAACGCCAAGATGATATCAAACGGGATCATGATCTTTCTGCCGAGACAAAACATCCAA TTAAAAGAGCTGTTCCAGAAAACCTGAGAGTGACGGTCTTGCAAGATAATATCATCCCTGGAATCTCTAAGAATGCTGTTCAAGGCGGTTTAAGCAAGGTGAACGAGAAAATGTTACGGACGGTCAAGACTCAGCAACCAAATGGCAGCCCGTCTTGTCTGTCAAATGTTAAGGGCATGTCTGGTGCAGAACTAGTTTCAGCAAAGAAGCCTGCTGCCCAGGCCGCAGCTACACCGAGCATTGTGGGACAGAAAAAGCAGGGTGTG GCTGATGAGATGACGGTTGCTTCACTTCTCCAAAGCTTGGGCCTGAGCAAATACGCCATCGCCTTTCAAGCTGAAGAG GTTGACATGTTTGCTTTGAAACACATGAATGACGATGATCTCAAGGCAATTGGGTTGCCCATG GGCCCGCGGAAGAAGATCCTTCTGAGTCTTGCTTCTGTGAAAGGTAGGAGGTGA
- the LOC131237629 gene encoding uncharacterized protein LOC131237629 isoform X2 produces MYADRTADSRRSEISIKDRLGNNRTSIKDRLGSSRSSIKDRLGSCNLSRSVSGQDHHHHHQAVLKRQRQDDIKRDHDLSAETKHPIKRAVPENLRVTVLQDNIIPGISKNAVQGGLSKVNEKMLRTVKTQQPNGSPSCLSNVKGMSGAELVSAKKPAAQAAATPSIVGQKKQGVADEMTVASLLQSLGLSKYAIAFQAEEGPRKKILLSLASVKGRR; encoded by the exons ATGTACGCCGATCGAACTGCGGATTCCCGGCGCAGCGAAATATCCATCAAAGATCGCCTAGGCAACAACAGAACATCCATCAAAGATCGCCTTGGCAGCAGCAGATCATCCATCAAAGATCGCCTCGGCAGCTGCAATCTCAGCCGTTCGGTGTCTGGCCAagatcaccaccaccaccatcaagCAGTTCTCAAGCG GCAACGCCAAGATGATATCAAACGGGATCATGATCTTTCTGCCGAGACAAAACATCCAA TTAAAAGAGCTGTTCCAGAAAACCTGAGAGTGACGGTCTTGCAAGATAATATCATCCCTGGAATCTCTAAGAATGCTGTTCAAGGCGGTTTAAGCAAGGTGAACGAGAAAATGTTACGGACGGTCAAGACTCAGCAACCAAATGGCAGCCCGTCTTGTCTGTCAAATGTTAAGGGCATGTCTGGTGCAGAACTAGTTTCAGCAAAGAAGCCTGCTGCCCAGGCCGCAGCTACACCGAGCATTGTGGGACAGAAAAAGCAGGGTGTG GCTGATGAGATGACGGTTGCTTCACTTCTCCAAAGCTTGGGCCTGAGCAAATACGCCATCGCCTTTCAAGCTGAAGAG GGCCCGCGGAAGAAGATCCTTCTGAGTCTTGCTTCTGTGAAAGGTAGGAGGTGA